Proteins from a genomic interval of Rhizobium etli CFN 42:
- the ruvB gene encoding Holliday junction branch migration DNA helicase RuvB has translation MSEPARLISPEKRGEDLDITLRPQSLDEFTGQAEARANLKVFIEAAKNRGEALDHVLFVGPPGLGKTTLAQIMAKELGVNFRSTSGPVIAKAGDLAALLTNLEERDVLFIDEIHRLNPAVEEILYPAMEDYQLDLIIGEGPAARSVKIDLSKFTLVAATTRLGLLTTPLRDRFGIPVRLTFYTVEELELIVRRGARLMNLPMTEEGAREIARRARGTPRIAGRLLRRVRDFAEVARAEAVTREIADEALTRLLVDNVGFDQLDKRYLNMIAVNFGGGPVGIETIAAGLSEPRDAIEDIIEPYMIQQGFIQRTPRGRVLTAIAWKHLGMQPPKEMEAAQFRLFQEDD, from the coding sequence ATGAGCGAACCCGCCCGCCTGATATCGCCGGAAAAGCGGGGCGAAGATCTCGACATTACCCTGCGCCCGCAATCGCTGGACGAATTCACCGGCCAGGCGGAAGCGCGCGCCAATCTCAAGGTCTTCATCGAGGCGGCGAAGAACCGCGGCGAGGCGCTGGACCATGTGCTCTTCGTCGGCCCGCCCGGTCTCGGCAAGACGACGCTGGCGCAGATCATGGCGAAGGAACTCGGCGTCAATTTTCGCTCGACGTCAGGCCCTGTCATCGCCAAGGCCGGCGACCTTGCCGCGCTGCTGACCAATCTCGAGGAGCGCGACGTGCTCTTCATTGATGAGATCCACCGCCTCAACCCGGCCGTTGAGGAAATCCTCTATCCCGCCATGGAGGATTACCAGCTTGACCTCATCATCGGGGAAGGCCCTGCCGCGCGCTCGGTGAAGATTGACCTCTCGAAATTCACGCTTGTCGCCGCTACCACCCGCCTCGGCCTGCTGACGACGCCGCTGCGCGATCGTTTCGGCATCCCGGTGCGGCTCACCTTCTATACCGTCGAGGAACTGGAGCTGATCGTGCGCCGCGGCGCGCGGCTGATGAACCTGCCGATGACCGAAGAGGGCGCCCGCGAGATCGCCAGGCGCGCCCGCGGTACGCCGCGCATTGCCGGCCGGCTGCTGCGGCGCGTGCGTGATTTCGCCGAAGTGGCAAGGGCCGAGGCGGTCACCCGCGAGATCGCCGACGAAGCGCTGACCCGCCTGCTGGTCGACAATGTCGGTTTTGACCAGCTCGACAAACGTTACCTCAACATGATCGCCGTCAATTTCGGCGGCGGCCCCGTCGGCATCGAAACCATCGCCGCCGGCCTTTCCGAGCCGCGCGACGCGATCGAGGACATCATCGAGCCCTATATGATCCAGCAGGGTTTCATTCAGCGCACTCCGCGCGGCCGTGTTCTGACCGCAATCGCGTGGAAACATCTGGGAATGCAACCGCCCAAGGAAATGGAGGCTGCGCAGTTCCGGCTGTTCCAGGAGGACGACTGA
- a CDS encoding metallophosphoesterase produces MITRRGFFKVLGGGIAGVMSLGGYAFAYESLARLRITRYQLTPPGWTPGLKLRVVALADIHACEPWMSASRITAICRRANELEGDVTVLLGDYASGMNMVTQYVHSSQWSKALATLKARLGVHAIMGNHDWWEDRTAQKDGGMETFGHRALANVCIPVYGNRAVRLEKDGYGFWLAGLEDQLALLPGRKWGRTRMTGLDDLDGTMAQVTDDAPVILLAHEPDIFPRVPERVSLTLSGHTHGGQIRFFGRSPIVPSRYGDRYAYGHIVEEGRNIIVSGGLGCSIAPVRFGVPPEIVVIDLG; encoded by the coding sequence GTGATCACCCGCCGCGGATTTTTCAAGGTTCTTGGCGGCGGTATCGCAGGCGTCATGTCGCTCGGCGGTTACGCCTTCGCCTATGAATCGCTCGCCCGGCTCAGAATCACCCGCTACCAACTGACACCGCCGGGATGGACGCCGGGGCTGAAGCTCCGCGTCGTCGCCCTCGCCGATATCCATGCCTGCGAACCCTGGATGTCGGCAAGCCGCATCACAGCGATCTGCCGCAGGGCGAATGAACTCGAAGGCGATGTCACCGTTTTGCTCGGCGATTATGCCTCCGGCATGAACATGGTGACGCAATACGTGCATTCGAGCCAGTGGTCGAAGGCGCTGGCCACTCTGAAAGCCCGTCTCGGCGTCCATGCGATCATGGGCAATCATGACTGGTGGGAGGACAGGACTGCCCAGAAGGACGGCGGGATGGAAACATTCGGACACCGGGCGCTTGCCAACGTCTGCATCCCGGTCTACGGCAACCGCGCCGTTCGGCTCGAAAAGGATGGCTACGGCTTCTGGCTCGCAGGCCTCGAAGATCAGCTGGCGCTGCTCCCCGGCAGGAAATGGGGTCGCACGCGCATGACCGGTCTCGACGATCTCGATGGAACGATGGCTCAGGTCACTGATGACGCGCCCGTCATCCTGCTTGCCCATGAGCCCGATATCTTTCCCCGCGTGCCCGAGCGTGTCTCGCTGACGCTCTCGGGTCACACCCACGGCGGACAGATCCGCTTCTTCGGCCGTTCACCAATCGTCCCCTCGCGTTACGGCGATCGCTACGCCTACGGCCATATCGTCGAGGAGGGGCGTAATATCATCGTTTCCGGAGGGCTCGGCTGCTCCATTGCCCCGGTCCGCTTCGGCGTGCCGCCGGAAATCGTCGTAATCGATCTTGGATAA
- a CDS encoding DinB family protein, translated as MSTFDPARTFRKLAYNNALANHRLLHACAVLKPGEFEAPGTSFFPSIKETLNHIITVDWFYVDGMEGGTLGFQAFEVDEPFDDVESLTQAQAKVDQRLIDLCEALTPERLISTVSLHRGNRIQQERMDDVLAHLFQHQTHHRGQVHAMLAGTSVAPPQLDEFIVADDARFRGKELAELGWREEKLMH; from the coding sequence ATGTCGACCTTCGATCCCGCCAGGACCTTTCGCAAGCTTGCCTATAACAACGCCCTTGCCAACCACCGGCTGCTTCACGCCTGCGCGGTATTGAAGCCGGGCGAATTCGAAGCGCCGGGCACGAGCTTCTTTCCGTCGATCAAGGAGACGCTGAATCACATCATCACGGTCGACTGGTTCTATGTCGACGGCATGGAAGGTGGCACGCTCGGCTTCCAGGCCTTCGAGGTGGACGAACCCTTCGATGATGTCGAGTCACTGACGCAAGCGCAGGCAAAGGTCGATCAGCGCCTGATCGACCTTTGCGAAGCACTGACGCCGGAAAGGCTGATCTCGACCGTCAGTCTCCATCGCGGCAATCGGATTCAGCAGGAGCGGATGGACGACGTGCTCGCCCACCTTTTCCAGCATCAGACCCATCATCGCGGCCAGGTCCATGCGATGCTTGCCGGCACCAGCGTTGCCCCGCCGCAGCTCGACGAATTCATCGTCGCCGACGATGCGCGATTTCGCGGCAAGGAACTCGCCGAACTCGGCTGGCGCGAAGAAAAGCTGATGCATTGA
- a CDS encoding virulence factor family protein codes for MIKTILLATACVCMLAAAPADAAEETTQSFESGLIPSPHIFLPEGEVKGTVMLISNAAGWGDYEKAEADRLVAEGAVVIGVDFPSYVQALSGYDVSLNDGCIYMVSDIESLSQQVQRATGNNAYHLPIVAGIGEGGALALAIAAQTPDATIGQTLAVDPLAGIPLTKELCTPASKKVIGERTVYGLSDGALPDPIITVFTPKADKDGRAHAEALQKAHSEIEIRDSTDDAQTVFGDTLDDLVTASGAFGNPLGLPLAVLEATPAFDTMAVIYSGDGGWRDIDKEVGGTLQKEGIPVVGVDSLHYFWSERKPEETASDLSKIIDFYRKQWKVKHVLLVGYSFGADVVPATYQLLKPAEKSSVVQLSLLSLSHQVDYVISVLGWLGQKTEGAGGDPVADLKNVDPKLVQCVYGKEDDDDVACPALKDSGAEVVELPGDHHFDENYDLLTKTIIDALKRRLQD; via the coding sequence ATGATCAAGACAATCCTTCTTGCCACGGCATGCGTCTGCATGCTCGCGGCCGCACCGGCTGATGCCGCCGAGGAAACCACGCAGAGCTTCGAAAGCGGGCTCATCCCGTCGCCGCACATCTTCCTGCCGGAAGGGGAGGTGAAGGGCACCGTGATGCTGATCTCGAATGCCGCCGGCTGGGGCGATTATGAGAAAGCCGAGGCCGACAGGCTGGTCGCCGAAGGCGCCGTCGTCATCGGCGTCGACTTTCCCTCTTATGTCCAGGCGCTCAGCGGCTATGACGTCAGTCTCAACGACGGCTGCATCTATATGGTCTCGGACATCGAATCGCTGAGCCAACAGGTGCAGCGCGCGACCGGCAACAATGCCTATCATTTGCCGATCGTCGCGGGCATTGGCGAGGGCGGGGCCCTGGCGCTGGCGATCGCAGCGCAGACGCCCGATGCCACGATCGGCCAGACGCTTGCCGTCGATCCGCTGGCCGGCATTCCGTTGACCAAGGAGCTTTGCACGCCGGCTTCCAAGAAGGTAATTGGCGAACGCACGGTCTACGGCCTCAGCGACGGCGCCCTGCCGGACCCGATCATAACGGTCTTCACGCCCAAAGCTGACAAGGACGGCCGGGCGCATGCCGAGGCGCTGCAGAAAGCCCATTCCGAGATCGAGATCCGCGATTCCACAGACGATGCACAGACGGTATTCGGCGATACCCTCGACGACCTCGTCACCGCTTCCGGCGCCTTCGGCAATCCGCTCGGCCTGCCGCTGGCGGTGCTCGAGGCAACCCCTGCCTTCGATACGATGGCGGTGATCTATTCCGGCGACGGCGGTTGGCGCGACATCGACAAGGAGGTCGGCGGCACGCTGCAGAAGGAAGGCATTCCCGTCGTCGGCGTTGATTCACTTCATTATTTCTGGTCGGAGCGCAAGCCGGAGGAGACGGCCAGCGATCTTTCGAAGATCATCGATTTCTATCGTAAGCAGTGGAAGGTGAAGCATGTTCTGCTCGTCGGCTACTCTTTCGGCGCCGATGTCGTGCCCGCAACCTATCAGTTGCTCAAACCGGCCGAGAAGTCCTCGGTGGTGCAGTTGTCTCTGCTGTCGCTCTCGCACCAAGTGGACTACGTCATCTCCGTTCTAGGTTGGCTCGGCCAGAAGACGGAAGGGGCGGGGGGCGATCCCGTCGCCGATCTGAAGAACGTCGATCCGAAGCTCGTGCAGTGCGTCTATGGCAAGGAGGACGACGACGATGTCGCCTGTCCGGCGCTGAAGGATAGTGGTGCCGAAGTCGTTGAACTGCCTGGCGACCATCACTTCGACGAGAATTACGACCTTCTCACCAAGACGATCATCGACGCGCTGAAGAGACGTCTGCAGGATTAA
- the mprF gene encoding bifunctional lysylphosphatidylglycerol flippase/synthetase MprF, translating to MSGHGNLEEIEATDGFSFRTLFRRYRTPLTAAATLIVFCLVGYAIMQLTNEVRYDDVVAALAATGPSAILLALFFTALSFLSLVFYDLNAIEYIGKKLPFPHVALTAFSAYAVGNTAGFGALSGGAIRYRAYTRLGLSPEDIGRIIAFVTLSFGLGLAAVASIALIIIASEIGPLIGVSPFLLRLIAGSIIAILGAVMIIGREGRVLNFGAVAIRLPDSRTWSRQFLVTAFDIAASASVLYVLLPQTAIGWPVFLAVYAIAVGLGVLSHVPAGLGVFETVIIASLGSAVNIDAVLGSLVLYRLIYHVLPLLIAVLAVSAAELRRFVDHPAASSVRRIGGRLMPQLLSTLALLLGVMLVFSSVTPTPDQNLEFLSNYLPLPMVEGAHFLSSLLGLALVVAARGLGQRLDGAWWVAVFSAVAALTLSLLKAIALVEAAFLAFLIFGLFVSRRLFTRHASLLNQAMTASWLMAIAVIVVGAVVILLFVYRDVEYSNELWWQFEFTAEAPRGLRALLGITIISSAIAIFSLLRPATFRPEPATEEALTRAVEIVRKQGNADANLVRMGDKSIMFSEKGDAFIMYGRQGRSWIALFDPVGDHGAVQELVWRFVEAARAAGCRAVFYQISPALLSHCADAGLRAFKLGELAVADLRTFEMKGGKWANLRQTASRAQRDGLEFAVVEPENVPDIIDELAAVSTAWLEHHNAKEKGFSLGSFDPDYVSAQPVGILKKDGKIVAFANILVTESKEEGTIDLMRFSPDAPKGSMDFLFVQIMEYLRNQGFTHFNLGMAPLSGMSKREAAPVWDRIGSTVFEHGERFYNFKGLRAFKSKFHPHWQPRYLAVSGGGNPMIALMDATFLIGGGLKGVVRK from the coding sequence ATGTCGGGTCACGGCAATTTGGAAGAGATCGAGGCGACGGACGGGTTTTCTTTTCGCACGCTTTTCAGACGTTACAGGACGCCGCTCACTGCAGCCGCGACGCTCATCGTCTTCTGTCTTGTCGGTTACGCCATCATGCAGCTCACCAACGAGGTGCGCTATGACGATGTCGTCGCAGCACTAGCGGCTACCGGGCCGAGCGCGATCCTGCTTGCTCTGTTCTTCACGGCGCTGAGTTTCCTTTCGCTGGTCTTCTACGATCTCAATGCGATCGAATATATCGGCAAGAAGCTTCCCTTTCCGCATGTGGCGCTAACGGCATTCAGCGCCTATGCGGTCGGCAACACCGCCGGCTTCGGTGCGCTGTCGGGCGGCGCAATCCGCTACCGCGCCTATACGCGTCTGGGGCTCTCACCCGAGGATATCGGCCGCATTATCGCCTTCGTCACGCTCTCCTTCGGCCTCGGGCTCGCGGCCGTCGCGTCGATCGCCCTCATCATCATCGCCAGCGAGATCGGCCCGCTGATCGGTGTCAGTCCATTCCTCCTCCGGCTGATTGCCGGCTCGATCATCGCCATTCTCGGGGCTGTAATGATCATAGGCCGCGAGGGTCGTGTGCTCAATTTCGGCGCCGTGGCGATCCGCCTGCCGGATTCGCGCACCTGGTCACGCCAATTCCTCGTCACTGCGTTCGACATTGCCGCCTCCGCGTCGGTGCTCTACGTGCTCTTGCCGCAGACGGCCATCGGCTGGCCGGTCTTCCTCGCCGTCTATGCGATCGCCGTCGGTCTCGGCGTGCTCAGCCACGTTCCGGCCGGGCTCGGCGTGTTCGAGACCGTGATCATCGCTTCGCTCGGCAGCGCGGTAAATATCGACGCGGTGCTGGGATCGCTGGTGCTCTACCGGCTGATCTACCATGTATTGCCGTTGTTGATCGCCGTGCTCGCGGTCTCGGCGGCGGAGTTGCGCCGTTTTGTCGACCACCCGGCCGCCTCCAGTGTCCGCCGTATCGGCGGACGGCTGATGCCGCAACTGTTGTCGACCTTGGCGCTGCTGCTCGGCGTCATGCTGGTGTTTTCGAGCGTCACGCCGACGCCGGACCAGAACCTGGAATTCCTCTCCAACTATCTGCCGCTGCCGATGGTAGAAGGCGCGCACTTCCTCTCCAGCCTGCTCGGCCTCGCGCTGGTGGTTGCGGCGCGCGGCCTCGGTCAGAGGCTCGACGGCGCGTGGTGGGTGGCCGTGTTCTCGGCCGTTGCCGCATTGACCTTGTCGCTCCTGAAGGCAATCGCCCTCGTCGAAGCCGCATTTCTCGCATTTCTCATCTTCGGGCTCTTCGTCAGCCGGCGGCTCTTCACCCGGCATGCGTCGCTGCTCAACCAGGCAATGACGGCATCCTGGCTGATGGCGATCGCCGTGATCGTCGTTGGCGCGGTCGTCATCCTGCTCTTCGTCTATCGCGATGTCGAATACAGCAACGAACTCTGGTGGCAGTTCGAATTCACCGCCGAGGCACCGCGGGGACTGCGCGCCCTGCTTGGCATCACCATCATCTCGTCCGCAATCGCCATTTTCAGCTTGCTCCGGCCGGCGACCTTTCGGCCGGAGCCGGCGACGGAGGAGGCGCTGACGCGTGCCGTCGAGATCGTCAGGAAGCAGGGCAATGCCGATGCCAATCTGGTGCGCATGGGCGACAAAAGCATCATGTTTTCGGAAAAAGGTGACGCTTTCATCATGTACGGCCGGCAAGGCCGTTCATGGATCGCACTGTTCGACCCGGTTGGCGATCATGGTGCCGTGCAGGAACTCGTCTGGCGCTTCGTCGAAGCGGCGCGAGCTGCCGGCTGCCGCGCCGTCTTTTACCAGATCTCGCCGGCGCTGCTTTCCCATTGCGCCGATGCGGGCCTCCGCGCCTTCAAGCTCGGCGAACTGGCGGTGGCCGACCTCCGGACCTTCGAAATGAAAGGCGGCAAATGGGCGAACCTTCGCCAGACGGCGAGCCGGGCCCAGCGCGACGGGCTGGAGTTCGCGGTCGTCGAACCCGAGAATGTGCCTGATATCATCGATGAACTCGCCGCCGTTTCCACGGCATGGCTCGAACATCACAATGCCAAGGAAAAGGGCTTCTCGCTCGGTTCCTTCGATCCCGATTACGTTTCCGCGCAACCGGTCGGCATCCTGAAGAAGGATGGCAAGATCGTCGCCTTCGCCAACATCCTCGTCACTGAATCCAAGGAGGAGGGCACGATCGATCTCATGCGCTTCTCGCCGGACGCGCCGAAGGGCTCAATGGACTTTCTCTTCGTGCAGATCATGGAATATCTGCGTAATCAGGGTTTCACCCACTTCAATCTCGGCATGGCGCCTCTCTCCGGCATGTCGAAACGCGAAGCGGCGCCCGTCTGGGACCGTATCGGCAGCACCGTCTTTGAGCACGGCGAGCGCTTCTATAACTTCAAAGGCCTACGGGCATTCAAATCCAAGTTTCATCCGCACTGGCAACCGCGCTATCTTGCGGTTTCCGGAGGAGGCAATCCGATGATCGCGTTGATGGACGCGACATTTCTGATCGGGGGCGGATTGAAAGGGGTAGTGAGAAAATGA
- a CDS encoding mechanosensitive ion channel family protein translates to MKRDRAGGLTAAISGILAFIALLSVAWPSFAQTQPAQAPAVASPPAQVREMMQLMQTPEVKQWMSTQMAATSAGDTAAENQMSVLSGLLQHSRRHVSMVSDAAMTLPLQIGNASSLLFGEIAATGRVRMIVQYLAIFLLGAIVESIARYAFRRRRRRLAAMAGMHLAPRVIPALIFAAATVLTLLSLNWPPLSQSIAIVCVVALIVQRFTICLGGVLVDLIGLSRAEEERQGVSAPIMPGRSVALFWYRRCAIFVIYFAFGWAVIQSMAPLGYTPSARLLVGYILGIGLLLIAVEAVWSRPHKDEKRGYGISWALTIYFLLLWGLWVAGFNGLLWLGIYVLLLPRVLAVSTLAVKSLQQTEASFLASRRIATVLLDRGVRALIIAFAAIWLGRMLGVGADTMAAGDRMTDKIARGVIGGIVILLAADLLWHVVKAYIDGKLLDSPLDVTATDEEKAKHARIQTLLPIFRNILAVVIAVIAVLMVLSGLGIEIGPLIAGAGVVGVAVGFGAQTIVKDVISGMFYLWDDAFRVGEYIESGSHKGVVEAFSLRSVKLRHHRGPLTTVPFGELGAVKNLNRDWTIDKISLNVKYDTDLVKAKKVIKQIGQTLLENPEFGPHIIETLKMKGVEQFGEFAIEIRLSMMTKPGEQFVIRRNALAMIRNAFKENGIEFAVPTVQVAGDREADLEAAVARYASHMRANGEPAA, encoded by the coding sequence GTGAAGCGTGACAGGGCAGGAGGCTTGACGGCCGCCATATCAGGCATATTGGCATTCATTGCGCTTCTTTCCGTGGCTTGGCCCAGCTTTGCCCAGACGCAGCCGGCACAAGCGCCGGCCGTGGCTAGCCCGCCGGCGCAGGTGCGCGAGATGATGCAGCTCATGCAGACGCCCGAGGTCAAGCAATGGATGTCGACCCAGATGGCGGCGACATCTGCGGGCGATACAGCGGCGGAAAACCAGATGTCCGTCTTGTCGGGTTTGCTCCAGCATTCCCGTCGTCATGTCTCGATGGTTTCCGATGCCGCGATGACGCTGCCCTTGCAGATCGGCAATGCATCCTCGCTGCTTTTCGGTGAAATCGCCGCCACTGGGCGGGTTCGCATGATCGTCCAATACCTGGCGATCTTTCTGCTGGGCGCGATCGTCGAAAGCATTGCCCGCTATGCCTTCCGCCGCCGCCGTCGCCGTCTGGCTGCGATGGCAGGCATGCATCTGGCGCCACGCGTCATCCCGGCGCTGATCTTCGCGGCGGCGACAGTGCTGACGCTTCTCAGTCTCAATTGGCCGCCGCTCAGCCAGAGTATCGCGATCGTCTGTGTCGTTGCGCTGATCGTCCAGCGTTTTACAATCTGCCTCGGCGGTGTGCTGGTCGATCTCATCGGACTCTCGCGAGCCGAGGAGGAGCGGCAGGGTGTCTCCGCTCCAATCATGCCGGGACGCTCCGTCGCGCTCTTCTGGTATCGCCGTTGCGCGATCTTCGTTATCTATTTCGCTTTCGGCTGGGCAGTGATCCAGTCGATGGCGCCGCTCGGCTATACACCGAGCGCTCGGCTTCTCGTCGGCTACATCCTCGGTATCGGCCTGCTGCTGATCGCGGTCGAGGCGGTCTGGTCGCGGCCGCATAAGGACGAGAAGCGTGGTTATGGAATCTCCTGGGCACTCACCATTTATTTCCTGCTGCTTTGGGGACTGTGGGTCGCGGGCTTCAACGGGCTGCTCTGGCTCGGCATCTATGTGCTGCTGCTGCCGCGCGTGCTCGCGGTTTCGACGCTTGCGGTGAAATCGCTGCAGCAGACCGAAGCGAGCTTCCTTGCCAGTCGCCGTATCGCGACAGTGCTGCTCGACCGTGGCGTGCGGGCGCTGATTATCGCCTTTGCCGCCATCTGGCTCGGGCGGATGCTCGGCGTCGGCGCCGATACGATGGCTGCTGGCGATCGGATGACTGACAAGATCGCGCGGGGGGTCATCGGCGGGATTGTCATCCTGCTCGCTGCTGATTTGCTCTGGCACGTCGTCAAGGCCTATATCGACGGCAAGCTGCTCGATTCACCCCTGGACGTTACCGCGACGGACGAGGAGAAGGCCAAACATGCGCGGATCCAGACGCTGCTGCCGATCTTCCGCAATATCCTCGCCGTCGTGATCGCGGTCATCGCCGTTCTGATGGTGCTCTCGGGCCTCGGTATCGAGATCGGGCCGCTGATCGCGGGTGCCGGCGTCGTCGGCGTTGCGGTGGGCTTCGGCGCCCAGACGATCGTCAAGGATGTCATCAGCGGCATGTTCTACCTCTGGGACGATGCTTTCCGTGTCGGCGAATATATCGAAAGCGGCAGCCACAAGGGTGTCGTCGAAGCGTTCAGCCTGCGATCGGTGAAGCTCAGGCATCATCGCGGGCCGTTGACGACCGTGCCGTTCGGCGAACTCGGCGCGGTGAAGAACTTGAATCGCGACTGGACGATCGACAAGATCAGCCTCAACGTCAAATACGACACCGATCTCGTCAAGGCCAAGAAGGTGATCAAGCAGATCGGCCAGACGTTGCTCGAAAACCCGGAATTCGGCCCGCACATCATCGAGACGCTGAAGATGAAGGGTGTCGAGCAGTTCGGCGAATTCGCGATTGAGATCCGGCTGTCGATGATGACGAAGCCCGGCGAGCAATTCGTCATCCGACGCAATGCACTGGCAATGATCCGCAACGCCTTCAAGGAAAACGGCATCGAGTTCGCCGTGCCGACGGTGCAGGTGGCGGGCGATCGCGAGGCCGATTTGGAGGCTGCCGTCGCGCGTTATGCTTCTCATATGCGAGCCAACGGCGAACCGGCTGCATGA
- the gnd gene encoding phosphogluconate dehydrogenase (NAD(+)-dependent, decarboxylating) gives MQLGMVGLGRMGNYMVQRLMRGGHECVVYDTRPESVADLAGLGATGTASLEEFVSKLTHPRAIWLMLPAAIVDKVLASLVPLLQNGDIVIDGGNSYYHDDIRRGAELITKGIHYVDVGTSGGVFGLERGYCLMIGGEKGIVQHLSPIFATLAPGAGTTEASPNRSAEAAAASTAEQGYLHCGPHGAGHFVKMVHNGIEYGLMAAYAEGLNILKRANIGAASHEADAETAPLAHPEHFQYDFNLQDVAEVWRRGSVITSWLLDLTADALHVDPALSKFAGRVSDSGEGRWTIMAAIDESVPTPVLSAALYGRFSSRDNDEFANKVLSAMRAGFGGHVEKPAPKS, from the coding sequence ATGCAGCTTGGTATGGTCGGTTTGGGCCGCATGGGCAACTATATGGTCCAGCGCCTGATGCGGGGCGGTCACGAATGCGTCGTTTACGACACCAGGCCGGAAAGCGTTGCCGATCTCGCAGGTCTCGGCGCAACCGGCACCGCTTCGCTGGAGGAATTCGTCTCCAAGCTCACGCATCCGCGTGCGATCTGGCTGATGCTGCCGGCGGCGATCGTCGACAAGGTGCTGGCGAGCCTGGTGCCGCTGCTGCAGAACGGCGATATCGTCATCGACGGCGGCAATTCCTACTACCATGACGACATCCGCCGCGGCGCTGAGCTCATCACCAAGGGCATCCATTATGTCGACGTCGGCACCAGCGGCGGCGTCTTCGGCCTCGAGCGCGGCTATTGCCTGATGATCGGCGGCGAGAAGGGCATCGTCCAGCACCTTTCGCCGATTTTCGCAACGCTGGCGCCTGGGGCCGGCACGACGGAAGCCTCGCCGAACCGCAGCGCCGAGGCGGCTGCGGCCAGCACCGCCGAGCAGGGTTATTTGCATTGCGGCCCGCATGGCGCCGGTCACTTCGTCAAGATGGTGCATAACGGCATCGAATACGGCCTGATGGCCGCCTATGCCGAGGGCCTCAACATCTTGAAACGCGCCAATATCGGCGCTGCCTCGCATGAGGCCGATGCGGAAACCGCGCCGCTCGCACATCCCGAACATTTCCAATACGACTTCAATCTGCAGGATGTCGCGGAAGTCTGGCGCCGCGGCAGTGTCATCACCTCCTGGCTGCTCGATCTCACCGCCGATGCCCTGCATGTTGACCCCGCACTTTCGAAATTTGCGGGCCGCGTCTCGGACAGCGGCGAGGGCCGCTGGACGATCATGGCGGCTATCGACGAAAGCGTGCCGACGCCGGTGCTGAGTGCGGCGCTCTATGGCCGCTTCTCCTCGCGCGACAATGACGAGTTTGCCAATAAGGTGCTGTCGGCAATGCGCGCTGGTTTTGGGGGCCACGTGGAAAAGCCGGCGCCGAAATCTTGA
- a CDS encoding SRPBCC domain-containing protein has translation MSLGIRVSGRIGRPVAEVFDAVVNPKKLSSYFTTIGGASAPLVQGTTVTWWKDAPVEVVELVPESRIVLRWDGGTAEDKTRYKTLVEMNFKPLEDGGTLVTIAENGWREDEAGRRGTYLNCEGWTQMLCSMKAFVEYGINLREGMYLSEMKGEPASAPDI, from the coding sequence ATGTCTCTCGGAATCCGCGTTTCCGGCCGTATCGGCCGCCCCGTTGCCGAAGTATTCGACGCCGTCGTCAATCCGAAGAAGCTCAGCAGCTATTTCACCACGATCGGCGGGGCGAGCGCGCCGCTCGTTCAAGGCACGACAGTAACCTGGTGGAAGGATGCGCCGGTCGAGGTTGTCGAGCTTGTGCCGGAAAGCCGCATCGTGCTTCGCTGGGACGGCGGCACTGCTGAGGACAAGACAAGGTATAAGACGCTAGTGGAAATGAATTTCAAGCCGCTGGAGGATGGCGGCACGCTGGTGACGATTGCCGAGAACGGCTGGCGCGAGGACGAGGCCGGCCGGCGCGGCACCTATCTCAACTGCGAAGGCTGGACGCAGATGCTTTGCAGCATGAAGGCTTTCGTCGAATACGGGATCAACTTGCGCGAGGGCATGTATCTCAGCGAGATGAAGGGCGAGCCGGCCAGCGCCCCGGATATCTGA
- a CDS encoding ArsR/SmtB family transcription factor — protein MSSKSTDDPVFKALAHHRRREILDLLKDAPRTTGALCEMFPGMDRCTVMQHLKVLEEADLIVARKEGRERWNHLNSLPIKHIYDRWISAYAGHALSILDRLRSDLEGQPEQ, from the coding sequence ATGTCAAGCAAATCAACCGACGACCCTGTCTTCAAGGCGCTGGCGCATCATCGCCGCCGCGAGATTCTCGATCTGCTCAAGGACGCGCCCCGCACCACGGGCGCGCTCTGCGAGATGTTTCCCGGGATGGACCGCTGCACGGTGATGCAGCATCTGAAGGTGCTGGAGGAAGCGGATCTGATCGTCGCCAGAAAGGAGGGCCGCGAACGCTGGAACCACTTGAACAGCCTGCCGATCAAGCACATCTACGACCGCTGGATCAGCGCCTATGCAGGTCATGCCCTGTCGATCCTCGATCGGCTGAGAAGCGATCTCGAGGGCCAGCCGGAACAATGA